A genomic stretch from Telopea speciosissima isolate NSW1024214 ecotype Mountain lineage chromosome 7, Tspe_v1, whole genome shotgun sequence includes:
- the LOC122668662 gene encoding uncharacterized protein LOC122668662 codes for MEIFWCPPQAWWVKLNEDGCSLGNLGRTRARGIICDEQDIVVFSYRKFLGRKTNFEAVFLELIFGLEWAKELDLWKVWVECDFVAVAFLVSLKVVPWFVRQTWSSLQFYLSFIEWTVSLYREANPLANFLSKSTSRLEVSSKMVVLPPSMQAELLHDAQRRPKFHVSL; via the coding sequence ATGGAGATATTTTGGTGTCCTCCTCAAGCTTGGTGGGTGAAATTAAATGAGGATGGATGCTCTTTGGGAAATTTGGGTAGGACTCGAGCTAGGGGTATTATTTGTGATGAGCAGGACATAGTTGTTTTCTCTTACAGGAAGTTCCTTGGAAGGAAGACAAATTTTGAGGCTGTGTTTTTAGAACTTATCTTTGGTTTGGAATGGGCCAAAGAGCTTGACCTTTGGAAGGTATGGGTGGAATGCGACTTTGTTGCTGTTGCTTTCTTGGTGTCTTTGAAAGTGGTTCCATGGTTTGTCCGACAAACATGGTCTTCACTCCAATTTTACCTTTCCTTTATCGAGTGGACGGTGTCACTGTACAGAGAAGCTAATCCATTAGCAAACTTCCTATCCAAATCAACATCTAGATTAGAAGTTTCCTCTAAAATGGTGGTCTTACCTCCCTCTATGCAAGCTGAGCTGTTGCATGATGCTCAAAGGAGGCCTAAATTCCATGTTTCTCTTTAA
- the LOC122667800 gene encoding probably inactive leucine-rich repeat receptor-like protein kinase At5g48380 has translation MEKKGLLMQVTMNNRAVAALLHVFICFLLSISTGYGTATDIYCLRTLKDSVEDPLNYLNSSWLFNNNTEGYICKFTGIECWHPDENRVLNIRLSDMGLKGQFPRGIENCTSLTGLDLSSNNFTGSIPSDISKRLPYVTSLDLSSNGFTGEIPLSLVNCTYLNILKLDNNRLTGQIPLQLGLLTRIKTFTVTNNQLSGQVPTFVNATITADSYANNLGLCGKPLDPCKAIQSKSQGAVVVGSTIAGVAVTLFVVGVALFFWSRKVSIKKKDDDPDGNKWARSLKGIKGIKVSMFERSVSKMRLNDLMKATNNFSKDNIIGSGRTGTMYKAVLPDGSALMVKRLQDSQRSEKEFISEMTTLGNVKQRNLVPLMGFCVAKKEKLLVYKHMSNGTLYDRLHAVGPEGRAMDWPLRLRIAIGAARGLAWLHHSCNPRIIHRNISSKCILLDQDFEPKISDFGLARLMNPIDTHLSTFVNGEFGDLGYVAPEYPRTLVATPKGDVFSFGTVLLELVTGEKPTHVANAPESFKGNLAEWVTQLSYNSNLQDAIDKSLVRKGFDGELFQFLKVGRNCVLPTPKERPTMFEVYQLLRAIGERYNFTVDDEIWVPSDTSNVDYPDELIVAMEMKELH, from the exons ATGGAAAAGAAAGGGTTACTCATGCAAGTGACCATGAATAACAGAGCTGTGGCTGCGCTCCTTCATGTATTTATTTGCTTCTTGTTGAGTATTAGTACAGGCTATGGTACCGCAACTGATATTTATTGCTTGAGGACTCTAAAAGACTCGGTGGAAGACCCTTTAAACTACCTAAACTCGTCATGGCTTTTTAACAATAATACAGAGGGGTACATCTGCAAATTTACTGGCATCGAGTGCTGGCACCCTGATGAGAATAGAGTCTTAAACATCAGGCTCTCAGACATGGGGTTGAAGGGCCAGTTCCCTCGGGGTATTGAGAACTGCACTAGCTTGACAGGTTTAGATCTTTCTAGCAACAATTTCACTGGATCCATTCCATCGGACATCTCTAAAAGGCTTCCGTATGTGACATCTCTTGATCTCTCTTCAAATGGCTTCACTGGTGAGATCCCACTGAGCTTGGTAAACTGTACCTATCTGAATATCCTGAAACTTGACAACAACCGATTAACTGGTCAGATCCCTCTGCAACTTGGCCTGCTCACTCGGATAAAGACATTTACTGTTACAAATAATCAGTTGTCTGGGCAAGTTCCCACCTTTGTCAATGCTACAATTACAGCAGATAGCTATGCAAATAATCTAGGACTGTGTGGGAAACCTTTGGATCCTTGCAAGGCGATCCAGAGTAAATCTCAGGGTGCAGTAGTTGTTGGATCGACAATTGCTGGGGTGGCTGTTACATTGTTTGTTGTTGGAGTTGCCCTTTTCTTCTGGTCGCGTAAAGTGTCcattaagaagaaagatgatgaCCCTGATGGAAACAAGTGGGCCAGGAGTTTAAAGGGAATCAAAGGCATCAAG GTTTCCATGTTCGAGAGGTCAGTTTCGAAAATGAGGTTGAATGATCTGATGAAGGCTACTAACAATTTCAGCAAAGATAATATCATTGGGTCTGGAAGAACAGGGACAATGTACAAGGCAGTGCTCCCAGATGGCTCTGCCCTAATGGTTAAGAGGTTGCAAGACTCTCAACGCTCTGAGAAAGAGTTTATTTCTGAGATGACTACTCTGGGGAATGTAAAACAACGTAACTTGGTTCCACTCATGGGTTTTTGTGTGGCAAAGAAGGAGAAGCTTCTGGTTTATAAGCATATGTCAAATGGGACCCTCTATGATCGTCTACATGCCGTGGGACCTGAGGGAAGGGCTATGGACTGGCCCCTAAGGCTTAGAATTGCGATAGGGGCTGCCAGAGGTCTAGCATGGCTCCATCATAGCTGCAATCCCCGCATTATACATCGAAACATAAGCTCAAAGTGCATCTTATTGGATCAGGATTTTGAGCCAAAAATATCTGATTTTGGGCTAGCTAGACTCATGAATCCAATTGACACTCACTTGAGCACTTTTGTGAATGGGGAGTTTGGGGACTTGGGCTATGTTGCTCCAGAATACCCGCGGACACTTGTTGCTACTCCTAAGGGGGATGTTTTCAGTTTTGGAACTGTTCTTCTTGAATTGGTTACTGGTGAGAAACCTACCCATGTTGCTAATGCCCCTGAAAGCTTCAAAGGGAATTTGGCGGAGTGGGTTACACAGCTGTCCTATAACTCTAATCTCCAGGATGCCATTGATAAATCATTGGTTAGGAAGGGTTTTGATGGTGAGCTTTTCCAGTTTCTTAAAGTTGGACGCAATTGTGTCCTGCCAACTCCCAAGGAAAGACCTACAATGTTTGAAGTGTACCAGCTTCTTAGAGCTATTGGTGAGAGATACAATTTCACAGTTGATGATGAGATTTGGGTGCCATCTGACACGAGTAATGTTGATTACCCTGACGAGCTTATTGTCGCTATGGAAATGAAAGAGCTACACTGA